A window of the Lactuca sativa cultivar Salinas chromosome 5, Lsat_Salinas_v11, whole genome shotgun sequence genome harbors these coding sequences:
- the LOC111892596 gene encoding protein OXIDATIVE STRESS 3 LIKE 2 isoform X2: protein MSVAFETNTNSDSNRIRSPGFAQGMWIYNSSETARFTGDDHRSSKFPVDKDEDDQDSSSSSSIGNNSDASGGEGDSDDDAGGGEVQSLFKGSLNNLCALEQALPIKGISTFYAGKSKSYTSLADAVSAPSIQDIGKPEDAYNRKRKNMIAHGVFLDKTRNFGSKTGISKRSNNTNGVGETENETSSLSLSSSPNLSLPPRPTRLPTKEVTASSSPRARVYSSPWRSYSLSDLQQAAGETSRIKSSLDNIRDKDEDD, encoded by the exons ATGTCTGTTGCGTTTGAGACTAATACCAACAGCGATTCTAATCGGATCAGGTCGCCTGGGTTTGCTCAAGGGATGTGGATCTACAACTCATCGGAGACCGCTAGATTCACTGGAGATGATCATCGGAGTAGCAAATTCCCTGTCGATAAGGACGAAGATGATCAGGATTCAAGCAGTTCTTCGTCAATCGGCAATAACAGTGACGCATCTGGCGGCGAAGGCGATTCCGATGATGACGCCGGCGGCGGCGAGGTTCAGAGCTTGTTTAAAGGCTCATTGAATAACTTATGCGCTTTGGAACAGGCTTTGCCGATCAA AGGTATATCGACATTCTATGCTGGAAAATCGAAGTCATATACAAGCCTAGCTGATGCAGTATCTGCTCCATCAATCCAAGACATTGGTAAACCAGAGGATGCTTACAACAGGAAACGCAAAAACATGATTGCTCATGGTGTATTCTTGGATAAAACTCGTAATTTTGGCTCTAAAACAGGGATATCGAAGAGATCAAACAACACAAATGGAGTTGGTGAAACTGAAAATGAAACCTCAAGCTTAAGCTTAAGCTCATCCCCTAATCTTTCTCTTCCCCCACGTCCTACAAGATTACCCACTAAAGAAGTTACAGCTTCATCATCgcctagggctagggtttattcTTCTCCATGGAGATCTTATTCTCTGTCAGATTTACAACAGGCTGCTGGTGAAACATCAAGAATAAAAAGCTCCCTTGATAACATAAGAGATAAGGATGAGGATGATTAG
- the LOC111892596 gene encoding protein OXIDATIVE STRESS 3 LIKE 2 isoform X1 encodes MSVAFETNTNSDSNRIRSPGFAQGMWIYNSSETARFTGDDHRSSKFPVDKDEDDQDSSSSSSIGNNSDASGGEGDSDDDAGGGEVQSLFKGSLNNLCALEQALPIKRGISTFYAGKSKSYTSLADAVSAPSIQDIGKPEDAYNRKRKNMIAHGVFLDKTRNFGSKTGISKRSNNTNGVGETENETSSLSLSSSPNLSLPPRPTRLPTKEVTASSSPRARVYSSPWRSYSLSDLQQAAGETSRIKSSLDNIRDKDEDD; translated from the exons ATGTCTGTTGCGTTTGAGACTAATACCAACAGCGATTCTAATCGGATCAGGTCGCCTGGGTTTGCTCAAGGGATGTGGATCTACAACTCATCGGAGACCGCTAGATTCACTGGAGATGATCATCGGAGTAGCAAATTCCCTGTCGATAAGGACGAAGATGATCAGGATTCAAGCAGTTCTTCGTCAATCGGCAATAACAGTGACGCATCTGGCGGCGAAGGCGATTCCGATGATGACGCCGGCGGCGGCGAGGTTCAGAGCTTGTTTAAAGGCTCATTGAATAACTTATGCGCTTTGGAACAGGCTTTGCCGATCAA AAGAGGTATATCGACATTCTATGCTGGAAAATCGAAGTCATATACAAGCCTAGCTGATGCAGTATCTGCTCCATCAATCCAAGACATTGGTAAACCAGAGGATGCTTACAACAGGAAACGCAAAAACATGATTGCTCATGGTGTATTCTTGGATAAAACTCGTAATTTTGGCTCTAAAACAGGGATATCGAAGAGATCAAACAACACAAATGGAGTTGGTGAAACTGAAAATGAAACCTCAAGCTTAAGCTTAAGCTCATCCCCTAATCTTTCTCTTCCCCCACGTCCTACAAGATTACCCACTAAAGAAGTTACAGCTTCATCATCgcctagggctagggtttattcTTCTCCATGGAGATCTTATTCTCTGTCAGATTTACAACAGGCTGCTGGTGAAACATCAAGAATAAAAAGCTCCCTTGATAACATAAGAGATAAGGATGAGGATGATTAG